Proteins from a single region of Fusobacterium russii ATCC 25533:
- a CDS encoding 2-hydroxyacyl-CoA dehydratase subunit D has protein sequence MAEIKELLNDFKYYANNPRKQLDKYLAEGKKAVGIFPYYAPEEIVYAAGIVPFGVWGGQGPIEQAKNYFPTFYYSLALRCLEMALDGTLDGLSASMITTLDDTLRPFSQNYKVSAGRKIPMIFLNHGQHRKEDFGKKYNARIFNKAKEELEKICDVKITDENLKKAFKVYNENREEKRKFIKLAATHPQTIKASDRCYVLKSSYFMLKDEHTALLKQLNEKLEALPEEKWDGVKVVTSGVITDNPGLLEVFDNYKVCVVADDVAHESRGLKVDIDLSIEDPMLALADQFARMDEDPILYDPDIYKRPKYVLDLVKENKADGCLLFMMNFNDTEEMEYPSLKQAFEAAKVPLIKMGYDQQMADFGQVKTQLETFNEIVQLSRW, from the coding sequence ATGGCTGAGATTAAGGAATTGTTAAATGATTTTAAGTACTATGCAAATAATCCAAGAAAACAGTTGGATAAATATTTAGCTGAAGGAAAAAAAGCTGTAGGAATATTCCCTTACTATGCCCCAGAAGAAATTGTATATGCAGCTGGTATAGTTCCTTTTGGTGTATGGGGAGGACAAGGACCTATTGAGCAAGCAAAAAATTATTTTCCTACATTTTATTATTCGTTGGCATTGAGATGTTTAGAAATGGCTTTAGATGGTACATTAGATGGCTTATCAGCCTCTATGATAACAACATTAGATGATACATTAAGACCATTCTCACAAAATTACAAGGTAAGTGCGGGAAGAAAGATACCTATGATTTTCTTAAATCATGGTCAACATAGAAAAGAAGATTTTGGTAAAAAATATAATGCTAGAATCTTTAATAAGGCAAAAGAAGAACTTGAAAAAATTTGTGATGTTAAAATAACAGATGAAAATCTAAAGAAGGCATTTAAAGTATATAATGAAAATAGAGAAGAAAAAAGAAAATTTATAAAATTGGCAGCTACTCATCCACAAACAATAAAGGCATCAGATAGATGTTATGTTTTAAAAAGTTCTTATTTCATGTTGAAAGATGAGCATACAGCACTATTAAAACAATTAAATGAAAAATTAGAAGCTTTACCTGAAGAAAAATGGGATGGAGTAAAAGTTGTAACAAGTGGTGTTATAACAGATAATCCAGGACTTTTAGAAGTTTTTGACAACTATAAAGTTTGTGTAGTTGCAGATGATGTTGCACATGAATCAAGAGGACTAAAAGTTGACATTGATTTATCAATAGAAGATCCTATGTTAGCTTTAGCAGACCAATTTGCACGTATGGATGAAGATCCTATATTATATGATCCGGATATTTATAAACGTCCAAAATATGTTCTTGATTTAGTAAAAGAAAATAAGGCGGATGGATGTTTGTTGTTTATGATGAACTTTAATGACACTGAAGAAATGGAATACCCATCTTTAAAACAAGCTTTTGAAGCAGCAAAAGTGCCTTTAATTAAAATGGGTTATGACCAACAAATGGCTGACTTTGGACAAGTTAAAACACAACTTGAAACATTTAATGAAATCGTACAACTTAGTAGATGGTAA
- a CDS encoding leucine-rich repeat domain-containing protein: protein MSQNIWENDDFIFKGDELKGMTPKGKDKVKSQGFTDMVIPETTPEGIPIKKIGSEAFYRRGLTSVVIPDTVESIGYDAFGVCKLKEVKLPSALVEIQGFAFYNNKLENVVFGGKERIIEPSAFAMNKLEIVNLPASLEEIGASAFYKNELSSIKFPEGMKKIDMYAFLKNNISEVEIPKNIEVLHRNAFEANTTIIR, encoded by the coding sequence ATGAGTCAAAATATATGGGAAAATGATGATTTTATTTTTAAAGGTGATGAGTTAAAAGGAATGACACCAAAAGGAAAAGATAAAGTAAAATCTCAAGGTTTTACTGACATGGTAATTCCAGAAACAACTCCAGAAGGAATTCCAATAAAGAAAATTGGAAGTGAAGCTTTTTATAGAAGAGGCCTTACTTCTGTCGTAATTCCGGATACTGTAGAAAGTATTGGTTATGATGCTTTTGGAGTATGTAAACTAAAAGAAGTAAAATTACCTTCTGCTTTGGTCGAAATTCAAGGTTTTGCTTTCTATAATAATAAGTTAGAAAATGTTGTTTTTGGTGGAAAAGAAAGAATAATAGAACCGAGTGCATTTGCAATGAATAAACTTGAAATAGTTAATCTTCCTGCTTCACTTGAAGAAATAGGAGCTTCAGCATTTTATAAAAATGAATTGAGCTCTATAAAGTTCCCTGAAGGAATGAAAAAAATAGATATGTATGCTTTTTTAAAGAATAATATTTCTGAGGTAGAAATACCTAAAAATATAGAAGTTTTACATAGGAATGCTTTTGAAGCTAATACAACAATTATAAGATAA
- a CDS encoding autotransporter serine protease fusolisin: MKVEKNFKRKIMLLGIFVLLLTSCGGGGGGGGGGSSNLPIKPSTPLIPGKPSVPKFEVEDVKVGIFDSDFLTNKDKIEAKYKNIEILNRDPTIGNPSTDDHGETVLAVLREDADFGVIAASIGATKKADKEGEKDEEIIVPTSLVYQQVLARMNEKGIKVFNQSFGTPEQMLDPIFGNEGSRIATLGTSLEDGKKIYEFYRDTVRNKKGVFIWAAGNSEENNASLEAGLPHYYPDLEKGWISVVGVNTDDDIQTNKTGKININHYYNPNEKKETKLSFAGEAKWWSIASNFRSLEFIIEGEKYVGIGSSYAAPRVSRAVALVAEEYPWMTPDQIRQTLFTTTDRTEIAKMEIYQRRTEKIPDDEYGWGMLNTRRALDGPGAFINTLKNGDNSTFVADIPNGMDSIFSNNIWGDGGLDKRGRGKLVLEGNNSYTGGSIIREGTLAIKKIHAGGVVVKSAGTLELGKNAKIGYNNAGKLINDKIISDENIIAANVDNYGTVKFDGSGAIIGGNYTAYPGSITQAGFDDNVKVRGIYKNSGQLKVLSKEYVSGIQKGTIISADGVDGTVNEVIIEGMKKASAKVAGGDIVVELSRQNPVDYIGNAEESSKNVAQNVENVFADLDEKVKAGTASQEELVMAAAMQSMSTSTFTTATEKMSGEIYASAQALTFSQAQNINRDLSNRLAGLDNLKLSNGETQAWFSAIGSDGKLRRDGYASADTRVAGGQFGLDRKFSNNTNLGVALAYSHAKADFNRYAGNSKSDMVGISLYGKKELADNFYTAGRIGISHVSTKVERELIDGLGNTVQGRVKHDDIMSSVYLEVGKSFKWLTPFVGYSQDYLRRGSFSESNAAWGIHADSKNYWNSNFLVGLRAEFMLDKYKFQSYITQAINVGKRDLAYDGHFTGSTVKQRYQGVKQAKNTTWLGVGVFREITPNFGVYGNVDFRVEDGKRADSVFSAGLQYKF, encoded by the coding sequence ATGAAAGTTGAAAAAAATTTTAAAAGAAAAATTATGCTATTAGGAATTTTTGTCCTTCTACTTACTAGTTGCGGAGGTGGCGGAGGAGGTGGCGGTGGTGGAAGCTCGAATCTTCCAATAAAACCAAGTACTCCATTAATTCCAGGAAAACCAAGTGTTCCAAAGTTTGAAGTTGAGGATGTAAAGGTTGGAATTTTTGATTCAGATTTTTTAACAAATAAAGATAAAATAGAGGCTAAATATAAAAATATAGAAATTTTAAATAGAGATCCAACTATTGGGAATCCTAGTACAGATGACCACGGAGAAACTGTACTTGCAGTTTTAAGGGAAGACGCAGACTTTGGTGTGATAGCAGCGAGCATAGGTGCAACTAAAAAAGCAGATAAAGAAGGTGAAAAAGATGAAGAAATAATAGTACCAACATCTCTAGTATATCAACAAGTATTGGCAAGAATGAATGAGAAAGGTATTAAAGTTTTTAATCAATCTTTTGGAACACCTGAGCAGATGTTAGATCCTATATTTGGAAATGAAGGAAGCAGAATAGCAACACTAGGAACTTCATTAGAAGATGGAAAAAAGATATATGAATTTTATAGAGATACAGTAAGAAATAAAAAAGGAGTTTTTATATGGGCTGCTGGTAATTCTGAAGAGAATAATGCCTCTCTTGAAGCAGGACTTCCACATTATTATCCTGATTTAGAAAAAGGATGGATTAGTGTAGTAGGAGTAAATACAGATGATGATATACAAACTAATAAAACAGGGAAAATAAATATAAATCATTATTACAATCCAAATGAAAAGAAAGAAACAAAGTTATCCTTCGCGGGAGAAGCGAAATGGTGGTCTATTGCGTCTAATTTTCGTTCATTAGAATTTATTATAGAGGGGGAAAAATATGTTGGAATAGGCTCTTCATATGCTGCACCAAGGGTTTCAAGGGCAGTAGCTCTAGTAGCTGAGGAATATCCATGGATGACTCCAGACCAAATACGTCAAACTTTATTTACAACCACAGATAGAACAGAAATAGCTAAAATGGAAATTTATCAAAGAAGGACAGAAAAAATTCCCGATGATGAATATGGATGGGGAATGTTAAATACAAGAAGAGCATTAGATGGTCCAGGTGCTTTTATTAATACATTAAAAAATGGAGATAACTCGACTTTTGTTGCTGATATCCCAAATGGAATGGATTCAATATTTAGTAATAATATATGGGGAGATGGAGGCTTAGATAAGCGAGGTAGAGGGAAATTAGTGTTAGAAGGAAATAATTCATATACAGGTGGAAGTATTATAAGAGAAGGGACATTAGCAATTAAGAAAATTCATGCAGGAGGAGTAGTTGTAAAATCAGCAGGAACTTTGGAGCTAGGAAAAAATGCAAAAATTGGCTATAATAATGCAGGAAAGCTTATAAATGATAAAATAATCAGTGATGAAAATATTATAGCTGCAAATGTTGATAATTATGGGACAGTAAAATTCGATGGTTCAGGTGCTATAATAGGAGGAAATTACACTGCTTACCCAGGCTCTATAACTCAAGCAGGTTTTGATGATAATGTAAAAGTAAGAGGGATTTATAAAAATAGTGGACAATTAAAAGTTCTTTCAAAAGAATATGTAAGTGGTATTCAAAAAGGAACAATTATTAGTGCAGATGGAGTAGATGGAACAGTAAATGAAGTTATAATTGAAGGAATGAAAAAAGCCAGTGCAAAAGTAGCTGGTGGTGATATAGTTGTAGAATTATCAAGACAAAATCCAGTTGACTATATAGGAAATGCAGAAGAATCATCAAAGAATGTAGCACAAAATGTAGAAAATGTATTTGCAGATTTAGATGAAAAAGTAAAAGCGGGAACAGCAAGTCAAGAAGAGTTAGTTATGGCTGCTGCAATGCAAAGTATGTCAACAAGTACATTCACTACGGCGACAGAAAAAATGTCTGGAGAAATATATGCCTCAGCTCAGGCTCTAACTTTCTCACAAGCACAGAATATAAATAGAGATTTATCAAACAGATTGGCAGGATTAGACAATTTAAAACTTTCAAACGGAGAAACACAAGCTTGGTTTTCAGCAATAGGAAGTGATGGAAAATTAAGAAGAGATGGTTATGCTTCAGCAGATACTCGTGTAGCAGGTGGACAATTCGGACTTGATAGAAAATTTAGTAATAATACAAATCTAGGTGTAGCTTTGGCATATTCACATGCGAAAGCAGATTTCAATCGTTATGCAGGAAATTCAAAGAGTGATATGGTAGGAATATCATTGTATGGAAAGAAAGAATTAGCTGATAATTTCTATACAGCAGGTAGAATAGGAATATCGCATGTATCAACAAAGGTTGAAAGAGAACTGATAGATGGTTTAGGAAACACAGTACAAGGAAGAGTAAAACATGATGATATAATGAGTTCTGTTTATTTAGAAGTTGGAAAGAGTTTTAAATGGCTGACACCATTTGTTGGTTATTCACAAGATTATTTAAGAAGAGGCAGTTTTTCAGAATCAAATGCAGCATGGGGAATACATGCAGATTCAAAGAACTATTGGAATTCAAATTTCTTAGTAGGACTTAGAGCAGAATTTATGTTAGATAAATATAAATTCCAATCATATATAACACAGGCAATAAATGTAGGAAAAAGAGATTTAGCGTATGATGGACATTTCACAGGAAGTACAGTAAAACAAAGATATCAAGGTGTAAAACAGGCAAAAAATACAACATGGTTAGGTGTGGGAGTATTTAGAGAAATTACACCAAACTTTGGAGTTTATGGAAATGTGGACTTTAGAGTGGAAGATGGCAAGAGAGCAGATTCAGTATTCTCAGCAGGTTTACAATATAAATTTTAA
- a CDS encoding Tex family protein → MEKIFNSISKSLVIPVDKIQNTIQLLDDGATVPFIARYRKEVTGNLDEVQIESILEKVSYLRNLEKRKEEVIRLIEEQGKLTEELKLDIEKAEILQEVEDIYFPYRKKKKTKADIAKEKGLEPLAEKFYLLSTMDELKNEANNFITEEVLTIEEAIEGAMLIIAQNISEKAEYRERIREIYTKESTMEVKASKKAGELDEKKIYSDYYEHNEKILKMPSHRILAINRGEKEEILTVHLRLEETERNKVEDTIMREFPKNSLQETYKAIIVDSLDRLITPSIEREVRNILTDRAENESIEVFKDNLKNLLLQAPLKEKNILALDPGYRTGCKVAVIDKFGFYRENTVFYLVEEMHNVKQLKEAKEKFINLVKKYNIDIVAIGNGTASRETEVFVANIIKEEKLSIKYLIVNEAGASVYSASKIAAEEFPDLDVTVRGAISIGRRIQDPLAELVKIDPKSIGVGMYQHDVNQNRLDESLDNVISNVVNNVGANINTASWALLSHISGIKKTVAKNIVDYRKENGNFKNRKEILKVKGVGAKSYEQMAGFLVIPDGDNILDNTVIHPESYHIGEAILKEIGFDLERYDKELNDAREKLKSFNYKIFAEKNNFGLETVKDVYEALSKERRDPREDFEKPLLKSEILNIDNLFEGLELEGTVRNVVKFGAFVDIGLKNDALLHISEISDKFIDDPSKVLSVGQIIKIKIKDVDKERGRVGLTRKGI, encoded by the coding sequence ATGGAGAAAATTTTTAATTCAATATCAAAAAGTTTAGTTATTCCGGTTGATAAAATTCAAAATACAATACAGCTTTTAGATGATGGAGCAACTGTACCTTTTATAGCAAGATATAGAAAGGAAGTTACAGGAAATTTAGATGAGGTACAAATTGAAAGTATTTTGGAAAAAGTAAGCTATTTAAGAAACTTAGAAAAGAGAAAAGAAGAAGTAATAAGGCTTATTGAAGAGCAGGGTAAATTGACTGAGGAATTAAAACTTGATATTGAAAAAGCAGAAATACTGCAAGAAGTTGAAGATATATATTTTCCATATAGAAAAAAGAAGAAAACTAAAGCAGATATAGCTAAGGAAAAAGGTTTGGAACCATTGGCAGAAAAATTTTATCTTCTATCTACAATGGATGAGCTAAAAAATGAAGCTAACAATTTTATAACAGAAGAAGTTTTAACTATAGAGGAAGCTATAGAGGGAGCTATGCTTATAATAGCTCAAAATATTTCAGAAAAAGCAGAGTATAGAGAGAGAATTAGAGAAATTTATACCAAGGAATCAACAATGGAAGTAAAGGCAAGTAAAAAAGCCGGAGAATTAGATGAAAAGAAAATTTACTCTGATTATTATGAACACAATGAAAAGATTCTAAAAATGCCTTCTCATAGGATATTAGCTATAAATAGAGGGGAAAAAGAAGAAATACTGACAGTTCATTTAAGACTGGAGGAAACAGAAAGAAATAAGGTAGAGGATACAATAATGAGAGAATTTCCTAAAAATTCTCTACAAGAAACATATAAAGCTATTATAGTGGATTCTTTAGATAGGCTTATAACGCCGTCTATTGAAAGAGAAGTTAGAAATATTTTAACTGATAGGGCGGAAAATGAGTCAATTGAAGTATTCAAAGATAATTTAAAAAACCTTTTATTACAAGCTCCTTTAAAAGAAAAAAATATTTTAGCCTTAGACCCTGGTTATAGAACAGGATGTAAGGTGGCAGTAATAGATAAATTTGGTTTTTATAGGGAGAATACAGTTTTTTATTTAGTTGAAGAAATGCATAATGTTAAACAACTAAAAGAGGCCAAAGAAAAGTTCATAAATCTTGTAAAAAAATACAATATAGATATTGTAGCTATAGGAAATGGAACGGCTTCGAGGGAAACTGAGGTTTTTGTAGCCAACATTATAAAAGAGGAAAAATTAAGTATAAAATATTTAATTGTCAATGAGGCAGGTGCTTCTGTATATTCTGCCTCTAAAATAGCAGCTGAAGAATTTCCTGATTTAGATGTAACGGTAAGAGGAGCAATATCAATAGGAAGAAGAATACAAGATCCGCTTGCGGAATTAGTAAAAATTGATCCTAAATCAATAGGTGTTGGAATGTATCAACATGATGTAAATCAAAATCGTCTGGATGAATCACTGGATAATGTTATAAGTAATGTGGTAAACAATGTTGGGGCGAATATAAATACGGCATCTTGGGCATTGCTTTCTCATATTTCAGGAATAAAAAAGACTGTGGCAAAAAATATAGTTGACTATAGAAAAGAAAATGGAAATTTTAAGAATAGAAAAGAGATATTAAAGGTAAAGGGAGTCGGAGCTAAATCATACGAACAGATGGCAGGTTTCTTAGTAATTCCTGATGGAGATAATATTTTGGATAACACAGTTATACATCCGGAATCTTATCATATCGGAGAAGCGATATTAAAGGAAATTGGCTTTGACTTGGAAAGATATGACAAAGAACTAAATGATGCTAGAGAAAAATTAAAAAGTTTTAACTATAAAATTTTTGCTGAAAAGAATAATTTTGGTTTGGAAACAGTTAAAGATGTATATGAGGCACTTTCTAAAGAAAGAAGAGATCCAAGAGAAGATTTTGAAAAACCACTTTTGAAATCAGAAATCTTAAATATTGATAATTTATTTGAAGGCTTGGAGTTAGAAGGGACGGTTAGAAATGTTGTAAAATTTGGAGCATTCGTCGATATAGGACTAAAAAATGATGCACTTTTACATATTTCTGAAATTTCTGATAAATTTATCGATGATCCGAGCAAGGTTTTATCAGTTGGACAAATTATAAAAATCAAGATAAAAGATGTAGATAAAGAAAGAGGTAGGGTAGGTTTAACAAGGAAAGGAATTTAA
- a CDS encoding ATP-binding protein, producing MTLKKDSLLFRIITYNGIAIIFVSTVMAVLFGIITVNEINNRLLDKSREKVTILNKAYISLIEKTERELFDAVSNALDLRALIDEEEIQNRLSELVKNQLSLESYPKYNKAYIQTLSENRKILSESGSREIKYDILSNAEWVPSSKTLGAKHYYFIGTNNNLYVRVINQYRANDLNEKNYIVLTFPISNYNLDVVRNFGYIKSEDKIFILSRNNYITGEIGSEKINDFIKIKSKLRLNEKLKGSDYYYAERKINEEPYYLAISSFKDDTDNVVGGVGIAISKKGFLAVKYMLATMILAISLLSVIVSTALCARIFTKLLYPLSVLADKTKGIGKEKMEVEFEEESVYEIRTIANSIKTMAQRIACNEKQLLNKNEKLNMNLNRIVAVENILMGVDIDRNFFESITKIIRALTSEIGMAYSRAIYMEYEEERNQLLAKELSVNPVITSNIDEYTKGIGGFAFQIKDLKNLLPLLKVKYEPGHLFWESMESGKIIYHNDKGYKFNFGNELFKSLGFTNFLIFPISDQDIKIGCILLDYFGTEKKISDEEVEVLTLLLMNLIIRVKNDIQEEKKLTTERILTMIKTSNKFLDSNEKLMRKTQNFIEKVINREYNNKDIVKINRFLEEERRQNNIMKAVLDNSERNFKIVNIEKLLRKIVKDHELVMNKYGINLSLFTNFSGNIYADKKKIYQMFVELIKNSIEAILIRNKLDKKINIVLASEEGNRVVLEISDNGIGMEQAELNQLKKPYSSEKKNILGLGLTTIYSIVREHRGIIRITSELDEGTKVRIIFNEYREENNL from the coding sequence ATGACATTAAAAAAAGATTCTCTGCTTTTTAGAATAATAACATATAATGGTATAGCGATAATATTTGTATCTACAGTTATGGCTGTATTATTTGGAATTATTACGGTAAATGAAATTAATAATCGTCTTTTAGATAAATCAAGAGAAAAAGTGACGATTTTAAATAAGGCCTATATTTCACTTATCGAAAAAACAGAGAGAGAATTGTTTGATGCAGTTAGTAATGCCTTAGATTTAAGGGCATTGATAGATGAAGAAGAAATTCAGAATAGATTATCCGAATTAGTTAAGAACCAACTTAGCTTAGAATCCTATCCTAAATATAATAAAGCATACATTCAAACTCTATCAGAGAATAGAAAAATACTTAGTGAGAGCGGAAGCAGGGAAATAAAATATGACATATTAAGTAATGCAGAATGGGTCCCAAGCTCAAAAACCTTGGGAGCTAAACACTATTATTTTATTGGAACAAACAATAATTTATATGTCAGAGTGATTAATCAATATAGGGCTAATGACTTAAATGAAAAAAATTATATAGTATTAACTTTTCCAATTAGTAATTATAATTTGGATGTTGTTAGAAACTTTGGCTATATAAAATCAGAAGATAAGATATTTATACTTTCTCGTAATAATTATATCACAGGAGAAATAGGCTCTGAAAAAATAAATGATTTTATAAAAATAAAATCAAAACTGAGGTTAAATGAAAAATTAAAAGGTTCAGATTATTACTATGCAGAAAGGAAAATAAATGAGGAACCTTATTATCTAGCTATATCTTCTTTTAAAGATGATACAGATAATGTTGTAGGTGGTGTAGGAATAGCTATATCAAAAAAAGGCTTTTTAGCTGTAAAATATATGTTGGCAACAATGATACTTGCAATCAGTTTACTTTCGGTAATAGTAAGTACAGCACTTTGTGCAAGAATTTTTACTAAACTTTTATATCCACTTTCTGTGTTGGCGGATAAAACAAAGGGTATAGGAAAAGAAAAAATGGAAGTAGAATTTGAGGAAGAAAGTGTCTATGAAATAAGGACTATAGCCAATTCAATTAAGACCATGGCACAAAGAATTGCTTGTAATGAGAAGCAACTACTGAATAAAAATGAAAAATTAAATATGAACTTAAATAGAATAGTAGCTGTTGAAAACATTTTAATGGGAGTAGATATAGATAGAAATTTTTTTGAAAGTATAACCAAGATAATTAGAGCATTGACATCTGAAATAGGAATGGCATATAGTAGAGCTATATATATGGAATATGAAGAGGAAAGAAATCAACTACTTGCAAAAGAACTATCAGTAAATCCGGTAATAACTTCAAATATTGATGAGTATACTAAAGGTATAGGAGGCTTTGCTTTTCAAATAAAAGATTTAAAAAATTTATTACCACTATTAAAAGTAAAATATGAGCCGGGACATTTATTTTGGGAAAGTATGGAATCCGGGAAAATAATTTATCATAATGATAAGGGTTATAAATTTAATTTTGGAAATGAGCTTTTTAAAAGTTTGGGTTTCACCAATTTTTTAATATTTCCAATTTCAGATCAGGATATTAAAATTGGTTGTATTTTACTTGATTATTTCGGCACTGAAAAAAAGATTTCAGATGAAGAGGTCGAAGTTTTAACACTTTTACTTATGAACTTAATCATTAGAGTAAAAAATGATATACAGGAAGAAAAAAAATTGACTACAGAAAGAATCTTAACCATGATTAAGACATCAAATAAGTTCTTAGATAGTAATGAGAAGTTAATGAGAAAGACTCAAAACTTTATTGAAAAAGTTATTAATAGAGAGTATAATAATAAGGATATAGTTAAAATAAATAGATTTCTAGAGGAAGAAAGAAGACAGAATAATATAATGAAGGCTGTTTTGGATAATTCTGAAAGAAATTTTAAAATAGTTAATATAGAGAAATTATTGAGAAAAATTGTAAAAGATCATGAGCTTGTTATGAATAAATATGGAATAAATTTATCCTTATTTACTAATTTTTCTGGGAATATTTATGCAGATAAGAAAAAAATTTATCAAATGTTTGTTGAACTTATAAAAAATTCAATAGAAGCAATACTAATAAGAAACAAACTTGATAAAAAAATTAATATTGTTTTGGCAAGTGAAGAAGGAAATAGAGTTGTTTTGGAGATAAGTGATAATGGAATTGGAATGGAGCAAGCTGAATTAAATCAACTTAAAAAACCTTACTCATCTGAAAAGAAAAATATTCTTGGGTTGGGACTTACAACAATTTACAGCATTGTACGAGAACATAGAGGTATTATAAGAATAACTTCAGAACTGGATGAAGGAACGAAAGTTAGAATAATTTTTAATGAATATAGGGAGGAAAATAACTTATGA